The proteins below come from a single Chelmon rostratus isolate fCheRos1 chromosome 10, fCheRos1.pri, whole genome shotgun sequence genomic window:
- the zgc:174906 gene encoding uncharacterized protein zgc:174906, with product MTEEPAAEIQLLRSQKAKLIEILSADADFVLQHADSRCLLSPHGYQQVKACRIPSEKVTDLLDHIIQRGPEAAQGLLELLNNQALQETFPMLRFIKDLQVNTLSSGNKQTSRKRQTAPELQEIFPPKKICNNDPGGRLADWRWTSLL from the exons ATGACTGAGGAACCAGCAGCAGAGATCCAGCTCCTCAGAAGCCAGAAGGCCAAGCTGATAGAAATTCTAAGTGCTGATGCCGACTTTGTCCTGCAGCACGCGGACTCTCgctgtctgctctctcctcaCGGCTACCAGCAGGTGAAAGCTTGCCGTATTCCCAGTGAGAAGGTTACAGACCTGCTGGATCACATCATCCAGAGGGGGCCTGAAGCAGCACAGGGTCTGCTGGAACTACTGAACAACCAGGCCCTGCAGGAAACCTTCCCAATGCTTCGCTTTATTAAAGATCTGCAAGTCAACACACTGTCTTCAG gcaacaaacaaacatcaagaaagagacaaacagctCCTGAATTACAAGAGATCTTCCCACCCAAAAAGATCTGCAACAATG ATCCTGGAGGGAGATTGGCAGACTGGCGCTGGACATCCCTTCTGTGA